One Streptomyces sp. ML-6 genomic region harbors:
- a CDS encoding cytochrome P450, with product MSESLHTVATMPAARRPGCPFDPPTELVEAQGHGPISRYTFPGGRPGWLVTGYNEVRAVLADQRFSSRKELLLHPTIDYGDIEAPEAPPGEFLLMDEPRHGRYRKPLMGKFTVRRMRLLTERIEQVTAEHLDAMEEAGPSTDLVTAFANPIPAVVICELLGVPYEDRGAFQEQVYSFMNGEASDEELIAAYTSTQHYLAELVAAKRANPTDDVLSDLTDSDLTDEELRGMALILLAAGLDTTANMLALGTFALLRHPEQLAALRADPGLTDRAVEELLRYLSVAKTFMRTALEDVEVGGHLIEAGSPMILSYNTANRDPGRFADPHVLDLGRQDGGHLAFGHGIHQCLGQQLARVELRVALPALLDRFPTLRLAVPPEEVSLRPEIADIYGVKSLPVAWDV from the coding sequence GAGCGAGTCACTGCACACCGTCGCGACGATGCCGGCGGCGCGTCGGCCCGGCTGCCCCTTCGACCCGCCGACGGAGCTGGTCGAGGCTCAGGGGCACGGCCCGATCAGCCGCTACACCTTCCCCGGCGGACGGCCCGGCTGGCTGGTCACCGGATACAACGAGGTCAGGGCGGTCCTGGCCGACCAGCGGTTCAGCTCGCGCAAGGAGCTGTTGCTCCACCCGACCATCGACTACGGGGACATCGAGGCGCCCGAGGCGCCGCCCGGCGAGTTCCTCCTCATGGACGAGCCCCGGCACGGCCGCTACCGCAAGCCACTGATGGGCAAGTTCACCGTACGGCGGATGCGGCTGCTGACCGAGCGCATCGAGCAGGTCACCGCCGAGCACCTGGACGCGATGGAGGAGGCCGGGCCGTCGACGGACCTGGTGACCGCGTTCGCCAACCCCATCCCCGCCGTCGTGATCTGCGAGCTGCTGGGGGTGCCGTACGAGGACCGGGGGGCCTTCCAGGAGCAGGTCTACTCGTTCATGAACGGGGAGGCGAGCGACGAGGAGTTGATCGCGGCCTACACCTCGACCCAGCACTACCTCGCGGAGCTGGTGGCGGCCAAGCGCGCGAACCCCACCGACGACGTGCTCAGCGACCTCACCGACAGCGACCTCACCGATGAGGAACTGCGCGGGATGGCCCTGATCCTGCTGGCGGCCGGGCTCGACACCACCGCGAACATGCTGGCCCTCGGCACTTTCGCGCTGCTGCGCCACCCGGAGCAACTGGCCGCGCTGCGCGCCGATCCCGGGCTCACCGACCGGGCCGTGGAGGAACTGCTGCGGTACCTCAGCGTCGCCAAGACGTTCATGAGGACGGCGCTGGAGGACGTCGAGGTGGGCGGGCATCTCATCGAGGCCGGTTCGCCGATGATCCTGTCGTACAACACCGCCAACCGCGACCCCGGGCGCTTCGCCGACCCCCACGTGCTCGACCTGGGCAGGCAGGACGGCGGGCACCTTGCCTTCGGCCACGGCATCCACCAGTGCCTGGGGCAGCAACTGGCCCGCGTCGAACTGCGGGTCGCGCTCCCCGCACTGCTCGACCGCTTCCCCACGCTGCGCCTGGCCGTACCGCCGGAGGAGGTCTCGCTGCGTCCGGAGATCGCGGACATCTACGGGGTGAAGAGCCTCCCGGTCGCCTGGGACGTGTGA